Proteins from a single region of Amyelois transitella isolate CPQ chromosome 31, ilAmyTran1.1, whole genome shotgun sequence:
- the LOC106138949 gene encoding protein D2-like — MANVQGLFKEHCIVPDVINMAPSELLDVQYTSGVRVEIGKELTPTQVKDKPVVKWAAKESEYYTLAMVDPDAPSRENPKFREWHHWLVGNILANNLEKGEVLSDYIGSGPPKGTGLHRYVYLLYKQPEKCNFSKIPKLPNNSGDKRGKFSISKFAQQFKLGVPIAGNFYVAQYDDYVPKLYAKLKG; from the coding sequence ATGGCGAATGTACAAGGACTTTTCAAGGAACATTGCATCGTTCCGGATGTTATAAATATGGCTCCTTCTGAATTGCTGGACGTTCAATATACAAGTGGAGTTCGCGTCGAAATAGGCAAGGAATTGACTCCTACTCAAGTAAAAGATAAACCAGTTGTGAAGTGGGCGGCTAAGGAATCTGAATATTATACTTTGGCTATGGTGGACCCCGATGCTCCAAGTCGTGAGAATCCTAAATTCAGAGAATGGCATCACTGGCTTGTAGGAAATATTCTCGCAAACAATTTAGAGAAAGGAGAGGTTTTGTCGGATTATATTGGCTCTGGGCCACCCAAAGGAACTGGGCTCCACCGCTACGTATACTTGCTTTACAAGCAACCAGAAAAATGCAACTTCTCAAAAATTCCAAAGTTGCCCAATAATTCTGGTGATAAAAGAGGCAAGTTTTCGATCTCAAAATTCGCTCAGCAGTTTAAACTTGGAGTGCCAATAGCTGGAAATTTTTACGTTGCACAATATGATGACTATGTGCCAAAATTGTACGCTAAACTAAAAGGTTAA
- the LOC106138948 gene encoding eukaryotic translation initiation factor eIF1 yields the protein MSIQNLNTFDPFADAIKSSEDDVQDGLVHVRIQQRSGRKTLTTVQGLSSEYDLKKIVRACKKEFACNGTVVEHPEYGEVLQLQGDQRENICQWLTKSGLVKPDQLKVHGF from the coding sequence ATGTCCATCCAGAATCTCAACACATTCGATCCATTCGCCGATGCTATTAAAAGCTCGGAGGACGACGTACAAGATGGTTTAGTCCACGTCCGAATCCAGCAGCGGAGCGGGCGCAAGACGCTGACTACGGTGCAGGGTCTGTCATCCGAGTATGACCTGAAGAAGATAGTGCGGGCATGCAAGAAGGAGTTTGCGTGCAACGGGACCGTTGTGGAGCACCCGGAGTACGGCGAAGTGTTACAACTGCAGGGCGATCAACGAGAGAACATTTGCCAGTGGCTGACGAAGTCTGGTCTGGTTAAGCCCGACCAACTGAAGGTGCACGGCTTTTAA